The Verrucomicrobiota bacterium genome has a window encoding:
- a CDS encoding mercuric reductase gives MSESLPPPLLPWDEHNQRLAAHVGGEHWRNPVPASRYNLVVLGGGPAGLVAAAGAAGLGAKVALVEKQWLGGDCLNVGCVPSKALIRAARAVAAVRKASAYGVLLPGGWSVDFGAIMERVRRVRADLSPHDSARRFTELGVDVFFGSGRFAGGDKIEVNGESLRFAKAVIATGARAAAPPIRGLNEVPYLTNESLFSLTELPRRLGVIGAGPIGCEMAQCFARLGSEVTLVESTRGLLPREDRDASAVIRSVLLREGVQIRGGGKDVVVSQTGRGIGMRCETGSAGWRGEVDRLLVAVGRAPNVEGLGLESAGIEFGPEGVKVDDFLRTTHPRVFACGDVCSAFQFTHVADFMARLALRNALFGGRARLSRLIIPWCTYTSPELARVGMIESEARERGVAVDTFTQELNRVDRAYVDGEDEGFVRVHVRKGSDRVVGATVVSSHAGDLIGEIVVAMNAGAGLGGLSAAIHPYPTVAEAIRKTGDLYQRTRLTPLVRSLMGRWLAWGRSTR, from the coding sequence ATGAGCGAATCTCTCCCGCCTCCGTTGCTGCCGTGGGACGAGCACAACCAGCGTTTGGCAGCGCATGTCGGCGGGGAACATTGGAGGAATCCTGTTCCGGCTTCGCGGTATAATTTGGTGGTATTGGGCGGCGGGCCGGCCGGACTGGTGGCCGCCGCGGGAGCTGCGGGCCTGGGGGCCAAAGTCGCGCTGGTGGAGAAGCAGTGGCTGGGGGGGGATTGTTTGAATGTGGGCTGCGTTCCGAGTAAAGCGTTGATTCGTGCGGCCCGCGCGGTGGCGGCGGTGCGGAAAGCATCGGCTTATGGGGTATTGTTGCCCGGAGGATGGAGTGTCGATTTCGGGGCTATCATGGAGCGGGTGCGGCGTGTGCGTGCCGACTTAAGTCCCCACGATTCGGCCCGGCGGTTTACGGAGCTCGGCGTGGATGTGTTTTTCGGCAGCGGACGATTCGCGGGAGGCGACAAGATCGAGGTAAACGGGGAGTCTTTGCGATTTGCGAAAGCCGTGATTGCCACCGGGGCGCGCGCTGCCGCGCCTCCCATTCGCGGGCTGAATGAAGTGCCTTACTTGACGAACGAGAGTCTTTTTTCCCTGACCGAACTGCCGCGACGATTGGGAGTGATAGGGGCGGGACCGATTGGCTGCGAGATGGCGCAGTGTTTCGCCCGCTTGGGGTCGGAAGTCACCTTGGTGGAATCGACGCGCGGATTATTACCGCGCGAGGATCGGGACGCATCCGCGGTGATTCGATCCGTCTTGCTCAGGGAGGGAGTTCAGATACGGGGAGGCGGGAAGGACGTGGTGGTGAGCCAAACCGGGCGGGGGATCGGGATGCGGTGCGAAACCGGGAGCGCGGGTTGGAGGGGCGAGGTGGATCGATTGCTCGTGGCGGTTGGACGAGCGCCCAACGTGGAGGGATTAGGACTCGAGAGTGCGGGCATTGAGTTTGGCCCGGAAGGCGTGAAAGTGGATGATTTTTTGCGAACGACGCATCCGCGGGTGTTTGCTTGCGGCGACGTGTGCTCGGCATTTCAGTTCACTCATGTGGCGGATTTCATGGCGAGGCTCGCGTTACGGAACGCATTGTTTGGGGGGCGTGCCCGGCTGAGCCGGCTGATCATTCCCTGGTGCACCTACACCTCGCCGGAACTGGCCCGGGTGGGGATGATTGAATCCGAGGCTCGAGAACGGGGCGTGGCGGTGGACACCTTTACCCAGGAGTTGAATCGGGTCGATCGCGCGTATGTCGATGGCGAGGACGAGGGATTTGTGCGGGTCCACGTGCGGAAAGGCAGCGACCGTGTGGTAGGTGCCACGGTGGTTTCGAGCCATGCCGGAGACCTCATCGGGGAAATTGTCGTGGCGATGAATGCCGGCGCGGGTCTGGGCGGGTTGAGTGCCGCCATCCATCCTTATCCGACCGTGGCGGAGGCGATTCGCAAGACGGGGGACCTTTATCAGCGGACGAGGCTCACCCCGCTGGTCCGAAGCCTCATGGGGCGATGGCTGGCGTGGGGGCGGTCAACACGATGA
- the glgB gene encoding 1,4-alpha-glucan branching protein GlgB, translating to MILTGSEWERLVQGTEKSPHSLLGMHRLGSRKGVVVRALIPGAAKVEAVPVHDRAQPSIPLKRLGQSDLFEGKSHATSEVFAYDLKATLGDGQVLQGRDPYSFLPSLGETDLYLFNEGNDRRLHEKLGARLRGFDGVEGTAFTVWAPNARRVSVVGDFNGWDGRRHPMRLLATSGVWEIFIPGVRQGALYKFEVLDAHGHLRLKTDPFGFLFEQAPKNSAVVWDVPPWGGGDNAWLERRARTNLLRSPVSILEMHAGSWRKKGPHESFSYRELAAPLIDYTRRMGFTHIEFLPLAEHAFYPSWGYQVTGFYAPTSRYGTPDDLRHLIGELHQAGIGVLVDWVPAHFPRDDWSLARFDGTAIYEHEDPRQGAHQDWGTLIFNYGRHEVSNFLLANALFWIDRFHVDGLRVDAVASMLYLDYSRQSGEWVPNEFGGRENLQAIEFLKKFNHWVDTEHPGVLTVAEESTAWPSVTRPPYLGGLGFSLKWNMGWMHDTLGYFKRDPVHRKYHQNDLTFAMLYHQHENFVLPLSHDEVVHGKGSLLRRMPGDDWRRFANLRVLLGYQMLFPGKKLLFMGGEIGQSSEWNENAEISWELLDAGPYHAGLQRFVADLNHFYQGEPALWSADFEVDGFHWVDCSDHEQSVLGFLRRSLDGQRAVLGVLNLTPEIRCHYRLGLPQAGFWREALNSDAACYGGANNGNSGGCPTEPIASHGHAQSALLTLPPLAIIVLTAPTPAIAP from the coding sequence ATGATATTAACCGGATCGGAATGGGAACGTCTGGTTCAAGGCACCGAAAAATCCCCGCACAGCCTCCTCGGCATGCATCGCCTCGGCTCGCGCAAGGGCGTCGTCGTGCGCGCCTTGATCCCCGGAGCAGCCAAAGTCGAAGCCGTTCCCGTCCATGATCGAGCCCAACCCTCCATCCCTCTCAAGCGGCTCGGCCAAAGCGACCTCTTCGAAGGCAAAAGCCACGCCACTTCCGAGGTCTTTGCCTATGACCTCAAAGCAACTCTGGGCGATGGCCAGGTTCTCCAGGGACGCGATCCCTACTCCTTTCTGCCCAGTCTCGGGGAAACGGATCTTTACTTGTTCAACGAGGGCAACGACCGCCGGTTGCACGAAAAACTCGGCGCCCGACTCCGTGGTTTTGACGGCGTTGAGGGAACCGCCTTCACGGTCTGGGCCCCCAACGCGCGCAGGGTCAGCGTGGTCGGCGATTTCAATGGATGGGACGGACGCCGTCATCCTATGCGCCTGCTCGCCACCTCTGGCGTGTGGGAAATCTTCATTCCCGGCGTCCGTCAGGGAGCCCTCTACAAATTCGAGGTGCTGGACGCGCACGGCCATCTGCGCTTGAAAACGGATCCTTTCGGATTTCTCTTCGAGCAGGCGCCGAAAAACTCCGCCGTGGTCTGGGATGTGCCTCCCTGGGGCGGCGGCGACAACGCCTGGCTGGAAAGACGCGCCCGCACGAACCTGCTCCGATCCCCGGTGTCTATTCTTGAAATGCACGCGGGTTCCTGGCGGAAGAAGGGGCCGCATGAGTCCTTCAGCTACCGCGAACTGGCGGCGCCCCTGATCGACTACACGCGGCGGATGGGTTTCACCCACATCGAATTCCTCCCGCTCGCCGAGCATGCTTTCTATCCGTCTTGGGGCTACCAAGTGACCGGCTTCTACGCGCCGACAAGCCGCTACGGCACCCCGGACGATTTGCGGCATCTCATCGGAGAGCTGCATCAGGCCGGTATCGGCGTGCTGGTCGATTGGGTTCCAGCGCACTTTCCGCGCGACGACTGGTCGCTCGCCCGTTTCGACGGCACCGCGATCTACGAGCATGAGGACCCGCGCCAGGGAGCACACCAAGACTGGGGCACTCTCATTTTCAACTACGGACGCCACGAGGTCAGCAATTTTCTCCTCGCGAACGCGCTCTTCTGGATCGATCGATTCCATGTGGACGGTCTGCGCGTGGACGCGGTGGCGTCGATGCTTTACCTCGATTACAGCCGGCAATCGGGCGAGTGGGTTCCCAATGAGTTCGGCGGCCGCGAGAATCTTCAAGCGATCGAGTTCCTCAAAAAATTCAACCACTGGGTTGATACCGAGCATCCCGGGGTGCTCACCGTCGCGGAGGAATCCACCGCCTGGCCATCCGTCACGCGCCCGCCTTACCTCGGCGGCCTCGGGTTTTCCCTCAAATGGAACATGGGCTGGATGCACGACACGCTCGGCTACTTCAAACGCGACCCCGTGCACCGCAAATATCACCAGAATGATCTGACCTTCGCGATGCTCTACCATCAGCACGAGAATTTCGTCCTGCCCCTGTCCCACGACGAAGTGGTTCATGGCAAAGGATCCCTGCTGAGACGCATGCCCGGGGACGACTGGCGCCGCTTCGCCAATCTGCGCGTGCTGCTCGGCTACCAAATGCTCTTCCCAGGAAAAAAACTTCTCTTCATGGGCGGCGAAATCGGCCAATCCTCGGAATGGAACGAGAACGCGGAGATTTCGTGGGAACTGCTCGACGCCGGCCCTTACCACGCCGGACTGCAACGCTTCGTCGCGGATCTCAACCACTTCTACCAGGGCGAACCCGCCCTCTGGTCGGCGGATTTCGAAGTGGACGGGTTTCATTGGGTCGATTGTTCCGACCACGAACAAAGTGTCCTGGGCTTTTTGCGCCGGAGCCTGGACGGCCAACGCGCCGTCCTTGGCGTGCTGAACCTCACCCCTGAAATCCGCTGCCATTACCGCCTCGGACTGCCCCAGGCCGGATTTTGGCGCGAAGCTCTGAACAGCGACGCCGCGTGTTATGGCGGCGCGAACAACGGCAACTCCGGCGGTTGCCCCACCGAACCCATCGCCTCGCACGGGCACGCGCAGTCGGCGCTCCTCACCCTGCCGCCGCTGGCGATCATCGTGTTGACCGCCCCCACGCCAGCCATCGCCCCATGA
- a CDS encoding YebC/PmpR family DNA-binding transcriptional regulator has translation MAGHSKWAKVKHFKGPIDAKRARTFAKLSREITVAAKLHGGDPDLNPRLRMVLLKCRAANMPQENVDRAIKKGTGGGDTRQYEDLVYEIYAPHGVALLVELSTDNRNRTAAEIRSILSKNGGSMATHGAVTRLFHRKGQIFVQRDAAPEETLMELALEAGAEDFLADPEGFEIRTEPGGFDAVHRAVEARGIAIASASVTSLSDVLATVDAVHAPSVQRLIELLEEHDDVKEVFSNADFGE, from the coding sequence ATGGCCGGCCATAGCAAGTGGGCCAAGGTGAAGCATTTCAAGGGGCCGATCGACGCGAAGCGGGCGCGCACCTTTGCCAAGCTTTCGCGTGAGATCACCGTGGCGGCCAAACTGCACGGCGGGGATCCCGATTTGAATCCGCGGTTGCGCATGGTGTTGTTGAAGTGCCGGGCGGCCAACATGCCGCAGGAGAATGTGGACCGCGCGATCAAGAAGGGCACGGGCGGCGGCGACACCCGCCAGTATGAGGATCTGGTTTACGAGATTTATGCGCCGCACGGAGTGGCTTTGTTGGTGGAACTCAGCACGGACAACCGCAATCGCACGGCGGCGGAAATCCGCAGCATATTGTCCAAGAACGGCGGCAGCATGGCCACGCACGGGGCGGTGACCCGGCTTTTTCATCGCAAAGGCCAGATCTTCGTCCAGCGAGACGCGGCCCCGGAGGAGACGCTGATGGAATTGGCGCTCGAGGCCGGGGCCGAGGATTTCCTGGCGGATCCTGAGGGCTTCGAGATTCGCACTGAGCCTGGCGGGTTCGACGCGGTCCATCGGGCGGTTGAAGCGAGGGGCATCGCCATTGCCTCGGCTTCCGTCACTTCCCTCAGCGATGTTTTGGCGACCGTGGATGCAGTCCATGCGCCTTCGGTGCAGCGTCTCATCGAGTTGCTGGAGGAGCACGATGACGTGAAGGAAGTGTTCAGCAACGCGGATTTCGGAGAATGA